The following DNA comes from Mycobacterium sp. MS1601.
CGGTACACGACTACGAGGCCGCTGTCACCGCGGCCGGGGTCGACATTCAACTTCTCGGCATCGGGGAGAACGGGCACATCGGGTTCAACGAACCGGGCACGTCCTTCGCTGCGATCACGCACCGTGCCACACTCGCCGACTCCACCCGCCGCGCGAACGCCCGCTTCTTCAGCTGCCTGGAAGACGTCCCCACCGAATGCCAGACGCAGGGGCTCGCGACGATCATGCGCGCCGCGCGGATCGAGTTGGTCGCCATCGGTGGGCGCAAGGCCGCAGCGGTGGCCGCCATGCTGGGTGAGGTCACCGAATCGTGCCCGGCAAGCATCTTGCAGCGGCACCCGGATGTCCACATCACCCTCGATCCGACCGCCGCCGCGGAGCTGAGCACCGAACGCCGGTGAATTCGACAACCGGTGTTGTGGCCGTCTGGTGTACAGGCATTGCGGCGTACACCGTGTCGATCACCAGCCGCACCTCACTGGCCGCGCTGGGGCTGGACACCGCCGGGCACTTCGCAGTCGATCCCGCGACGCTGTCGTTGTTCGCGGTCCTGCAGCTTGCCGTCTACGGGGTAATGCAGATTCCGGCCGGACTCGCGCTGGACCGGTTCGGGCCACGGGTGGTGCTGACGGTCGGGATGACACTGCTGGCCTTCTCGTCGGTGGTACTGGCGTTGGCGCCCAACGTTGCCGTTGGCATCGCAGCGCGGGTGGTACTCGGCGCCGGTGACGCGATGATCTTCCCCAGCGTGCTGCGAGTCATCGGGATCCGTTTCCCGCGCCGGTTCGCACCGGTCGCGGTGCAGGCCACCGGCCTGCTGGGGCAGTTCGGCCAACTCATCAGCGTCATCCCGTTCGCGGCACTGGTGCACGTCGCCGGGTGGGCCAGTGGCTTCTTGGCGCTGGCCGGCACGTCGGCACTGGTGGCGGTACTGGTGTTCGTCGTGGTGCGCGAGAACCGCCACGAGCGAGTCCAGGCGGTCCCCATGCGAACTCGGCTGTCGCAGGCATGGGCGGCACGCGGAACCCGGCTGGCATTCTGGACGCACTTCGTCACACCGTTCGCCGGCAATACCTTCGCGGTGCTGTGGGGCTACCCGTTCCTGGTGGGTGGGCTCGGGCTGGCCAGCACAACCGCCCAGGGGCTGTTCACGGTCTACGTCCTGGTGGGCATCCTGGCCGCGCCGCTCATCGGCGGGTTGTCGGCGCGATGGCCGCACCGGCGAGTGGCTCTGGTCGGCGTCGTGGTAGCCGTGCAGGTCGCAGCCTGGCTGGCCGTGCTCGGCAGTTCCGGGCCGGCGCCGTTGACGTTGTTGGTGCTGCTTGCGGCCGCCCTGTGTGTCGGCGGCCCCGGATCGATGGTGGCCTTCGACATCGCTCGCGATCACAATCCGCCATACCGGCTGAGCACCGCAACCGGCATCGTCAACGGAGCCGGTTTTCTGTCCAGCGTTCTTGTCATCCTGCTCATGGGCTGGGCGTTGCGACTGCAGTCCCATGGCGGTGACGACTACACCCTGGAAGCCTTTCGGTGGGCGGAACTGGTGCAGGTGCCGTTCTGGGTGCTCGGTATGGCGATGGTGATCCGAGAAGGGCGACGTACCAGTGCCGCCCGCGCGTCGGAATTGTTAGACGGCGATCGCGATGGTCGAACACGGCGTCCTCACCCGTTCCGTCAGATTTCGGATCTGAGCCACGGCGTCGGGGCGAGTGCGAATCCCGCGGCGCTCGAGGAGGGGAACAACGTCGTGCGCCAAGAGGGTCAACATCGTGACCGAGTCCGGGATGGCCGGCCGTAGTGTCACCCCGTCGGCCACCCCTGCGATGCCGATATCTGCGATCAACCCCGCCAAGCCGGCCGCGGTGCCGACATAGGTGACGCCATCGGAAATGGTTGACACAGCTTCACTTATCTGCCGCCGGGCAGCTCTGGCGCTCTCGGCAACATGAACGGTGATATCGAGCATTGCTGACGCCGGTTCTTCGAACTTGGCTCTGAATTCTTGGAGCAGGCGCCGCGACTCGCGCTGGGCCTGTTGTAAGTCCTTGGCTTGCACGCTGATCGTTTTCGCCGCGACGACGGGATCGGTGAGCTCCAGCACCCCGATGACAAGGCGGGGATGATCAAGAGTGACACGGCAAGCAAGTGATCTGGACATGATCCTCCTGGGAACAGTCGGAGATTCTGACGGACACGGAAGTGAGTTATTCGGCAGGGGCGAGAGTGCGCAGTGACGAGCCGTGCCACACCAGCGGATTGGTGTCGGGGTAGTGGCGCATTCCCGCAACTTGCAGTAGGACGATCGTGTGATCGCCTGCTTGAATCTCGGCATTGAGGTGACATTCGAAATGTACTGCGGCGCCGTCGATCAGATGAGCGCCCGATGCTGTGGTGGTGGTCGCGACACCTGCAAACCGATCAGCCACGGTGCGGGAACTCAACTGATGTACGACGCCGCGGTGCTTCTCGGCCAGAACGGACACTCCGACACGAGGAGCGAGCCGAAGCTTCGGCCAACTCGTTGATGTGTGCTGCACAGCGAACATCACCAGTGGCGGCTGCGCCGAAATGCCGACTTGGAAGGAGGATGCCACCACAATTCGTGGCTCTGCGTCGATGATGGCTGATAGCGCGGCGATACCGGACGGGAAGTGAGCGAAGGTTTCCCGGAGGTTGACGTCGTCCTGCGTGCAGTCGATCAGATCGAGAAAAGCTGTGTTCGGCATCGGTGGCCCATCGAGTCGAAGTGTGTATTCAGTGGGGGATGGCTCGATGCGGCGCCTAGACAGCGGCTTTCGACCAGTTAACGCCTGTGCTGGTGGCGTTCTTCTCGTCGGAGCGCTCGAAGGCCCCGCGGTAGGACGCGGCCGTGTGGCGGTCAGGCAGTCGAGGACCGATCTCGGGGAAAAGCCGCTCTCGAAGAGTGCCGTCGCTGTACTCGCGTTGGGCCAGCCCGCGTTCTTGCAGGACCGGGATCACGTGCTCGATGAAGTCTCGGTAGGAGTCTGGGAAGTACTGAGCAATCATGTTGACACCATCGACACCGGCGTCCTGCCATCTTTCCAGCTCGTCGGCGATCATCTCCGGGGTGCCAACCATGCGGGTGTTGTAGGACAGGGCGCCCACCAGATCCGACACTTTGGCCTTCTTGCCGGGATTCGCGTCCTCGAACATGCGGGCATAGCCTTGGACACCGGACGCGTCGGTCTGTTCGATCGGCATGTCGGGATCGAAAGCGCCCAGATCGATGCCCATGTCACGGCTGATGTGCGCGGCCAGACCGTCATAACTGACCATCTCATCGATCGCCGCCGACTTGCGCCAGGCTTCCTCTTCAGTGCTACCGACGACAAACGAAAAGCCTTGGATGAACTTGAGATCAGTCGCTCGGCGACCGGCCGCCTCGGCGAGGGCTCGCTGTTCCGCAATGCCCTTGCGGGCCCCTTCAACCGATGGAAACACCACAAAGGTCCCCTCGGCATGGCGCGCTGCGAAATCACGGCCGGCTTTGGAGGAACCAGCCTGATACAGCACGGGAGTCCGTTGCGGGGACGGCGAGGTCAGATGAGGTCCGAGCACTTGGTATCGCTGGCCCTCGTGGTAGATGCGATGGATCTTCGATGCATCTGCGTAGACACCGTTTGCCCGGTCGGCCAAGACAGCGCCGTCGTCCCAGGAACCCTCCCAGAGCTTGTAGACAACCTTCATGTACTCGTCGGCCCACTCGTAACGTGAGTCATGCGAGACGATCTCGTCGAACCCGTAGTTCTGTGCCGCATTGTGCGACACACTGGTGACGATGTTCCAGCCGATGCGCCCTTTGCTGAGATGGTCCATGGTGGCCACTTTGCGTGCGAAGGTGAACGGATGCTCGGCCAGAATCGAACTGGTGAAGGTCAACCCGAGATGTTCGGTCACTCCGATCAGGGCCGAACACAACGCGCTGGGGTCGTTGCACGGTATCTGTAGACCTTCCTTGACGTAGGTGTCCCAGCTGCCGTTGTAGGCGGGGTCGATTCCGATCACGTCGGCAAGAAACAACGCGTCGAATTTCCCGGCTTCCAAGATCTTGGCCAACTCCACCCACGTGGACAGGTCGTCGAAGTTCATCTGAGTCGTTCTCGGATCCCGCCACAGACCGTGATAGATGTGCGAGACCACGTTCATCGAGAACGCGTTGAAAATGAGTCTCTTACGGGGAGCTCCTGCATCGTGCGCCATGGCAGATCTTCCTTCATACGTGAGCCATCAATGTTGTGGGCATCGGTCCCAACGGGCGTCCTTCGACCGCGGGCCGAGCCCTTCAGCCACTGCGTCGTGCCTGTCGGCTGGGCCGATACGTAAATCGTCCGTGCGTGACCAGAGTCACGCTTGGATCGATGCGACAGGTCTCTTGGACCAGCGCGCCAGATGTACTTTCTCGTTGCCAGGCAGTTCCGCGGGCGTGAACTGCAGTGTCAGCTCCGGTCGAAAAGTGAGCAGGTAGTTCCGGTCGAAAAGTGAGCACTTCACCTTTCGATTGGAGAGTGATCACTGTGGAGGATTGGGCGGAGATTCGCCGGCTGTATCGGTCGGAGAAGCTGTCGAAGGCGGCGATCGCGCGGCGGCTGGACTTGTCCCGCAACACCGTGGCCAAGGCAGTACAGGCGGATGCACCACCTCGGTATGAACGGGCGCCGGTGGTGGGCTCGGCCTGGGCGCAGGTCGAGTTGGCCGTGCGTGCTCTGCTCACGGAGTTCCCGTTGATGCCGGCGACGGTGATCGCTGAGCGAGTCGGGTGGTCTGGCGGACATTCTTGGTTCGCCGAGAACGTCGCTCGGATTCGTCCGGAGTACGCCCCGGTCGATCCCAGTGACCGGTTGGTGCATCTGCCTGGCGAACAGGTGCAGTGCGATCTGTGGTTTCCTGGGCACCTCGTTCCTGATCACGCTGGGGTGTTGCGGTCGTTTCCGGTGTTGGTGATGGTGGCCGCCTATTCACGGTTCATCGCTGCGGTGATGGTCCCGTCGCGGGTCACCGGGGATTTGTTGGCGGGGATGTGGCAGTTGATCGCCACTCAGCTCGGCGGTGTGCCTCGGAGCTTGTTGTGGGACAACGAGTCCGGTATCGGTCAACGCCGCCGCCTGGCCCAGGGCGTGGCCGGGTTCTGCGGTGTGCTGGGCACCCGGCTGATCCAGGCCCGGCCTTATGACCCGGAGACCAAAGGGGTGGTCGAGCGAGCCAACGGCTACCTCGATACGTCCTTTCTGCCGGGACGTACCTTCGCCTCGCCGGCAGATTTCAACGCCCAACTGCTGGGCTGGCTGACCACCTACGCCAACCGGCGCACCCACGCGATCACTCGGATGGTTCCCGCGGATGCGCTCGTCGCCGACCGAGCGTCGATGGCGGTGTTGCCGCCGATGGCTCCGGTCACCGGCACGACGGTGACCACCCGGCTGGGCCGCGACTACTACGTCAGCCTCGGCGGCAACGCCTACTCCATGCATCCGGAGGTGATCGGCCGGATGATCACCGTGCGGGCCAGCTTGGATCGCATCGTCGCCCACTGCGGGGATCGCTGTGTGGCTGATCATGAACGCCTGTGGGGCACCGCTGGACTGCTGACTGACCCTGAGCATGTGGCCGCAGCGGCGGTGCTGCGCGAACAGTTCCGCACCAGACCCGCCGCCGGCGCTCACCTCGAGGTCGACGTCGAAGTCGCTGACTTGAGCGCCTACGACACGCTGTTCGGGACCGGGGAGGTCGCCTGATGGCCACCAAACGCACCCCGGCACCCGGTGAGGCCGACAAACTGATCGCCCACCAATCCCGTCTGCTCAAAGCCCCGCGCATCGCCGCGCACTATCACCGCCTCGCTGAGCAGGGCCGGGCGGCGAATTGGTCGCTGGAAGATTACCTGGGTGCTGTGTTGGCAGTGGAGTCCAACGCTCGTGCAGAATCCGGTGCTCGACAACGGATTCGGTACGCCGGGTTTCCGGCGATCAAGACGATCACTGATTTCGACTTCACCGCTCAACCCGCCGTCGACCGCGCCCAGATCGCTCGACTCGAGGCTGGGGGCTGGCTGGCTGAAGCCCGCAACATCGTCCTGCTCGGCCCGCCCGGCACCGGCAAAACCCATCTGGCGACCGCGCTGGCGATCGCGGCCGCCCATGCCGGGCACCGGGTCGCATTCGCCCCGGCCACCGGCTGGATCACCCGCTTGGCCGAAGCGCACCGCATCGACCGCCTCGACGCCGAACTGCGCAAAATCTCGCGCTACGGGTTGATCGTCATCGACGAGGTCGGCTACATCCCGTTCGACACCGAAGCGGCCAACCTGTTCTTCCAACTGGTCTCGACCCGATACGAGAAGTCGTCGATCATCCTGACTTCTAACCTGCCGTTCTCCCGCTGGGGACAGGTCTTCGGCGAAGCCACCATCGCCTCAGCGATGATCGACCGCATCGTCCACCACGCCGACGTCATCGCCCTCAAAGGCGCCAGTTACCGCATCAAACACACCGCGATCGAGTCACTGCCCTCCGTAGAAGCCGATCGTCAGGCAGACTCAACCCCGTAAACCTGCTCACTTTTCGACCGGAGCAGGCTGCTCAGAATTCAACCGGAGCCGACACTGCAGGTCACCGGGCCCGCACATCCATAAGTCGAAACGCGTGCGGAAAGCCGAACCTTGCGGTAACAATGCGAAACCACGGCGCCAAGAGCGCCTGGAATCGTGTGCGGGGGAGGTTGGCGGGAGGAGGTTGAGATGGGCTACTGGACAACCGAGGGGTTGACGGCCGACGACCAATCCAACTACTGGGCGGACGTGGTTTGCCAAGCCTTCACCAAGCTGCAACCGACTCGCCGCTCTGCGCACCGCGAAGGCAGCTCATCGCCCGTCGGAGTGCCGGGTTGGGTCAGATCCTCTGCACTCGGCACCGTGAACACAGCTGAGATCGAATCGTGTACCCAGCTGTTGAGCCATGGCCGCCGTGAGATAGCGAGAGCCAATGACGACGTTCTGTTCGTGAATCTGCAGGTGGCCGGCTCTTGTCTGGTGGAGCAGGACGACAGGAGGTCCATCGTCGGCCCAGGTTCTTTCAGCCTCGTTGATGCCAGACGTCCGTTCACCCAGGAGTACCGCGAGACCGAGACGGGGCAGCCCTGGCGGGTCCTGTCGTTTCGAATACCTCATTCGCAGTGGTCGGAAGCGTCGCAGACGAAAGCACAGACGGCCGTACCCATCAGCGGAACCAAGGGTGACGGCGCTGCTGTCGGCAGCTTGATGACCACGCTGTGGGCCGAGCGCGACGAACTCAGCGAAGAAGCCGCCCGAATTCTTGGCGTGGCTTTTGCGCATACGCTGGCTGGCTCCGTTGCCGAGCAGGTCAGTGCCGGCAATCTGATCGACGGAGTTGGTGTCAATCCTGCGGTGGTGCGGGCATCACGTGCATACATCCGCGAGGCATTGCCGTTCGGACGGGTGGCCGCCGCCGAGGCCGCCCGTCGACTCTCCATATCAGTGCGCACGCTGCACCGGGCTTTTGAAAGTGAGGGTGTGACCTTCGCCGGTTGCGTCCAACAGGAGAGGCTCCTGGGCGCCCGTGCCGATCTCGAGACCCCCGGCAGCTTGCGTTCCCTGTCCGACATCGCCGCGCGGTGGGGCTACTGCGACAGCTCGCATATGACCAGGACATTCAAGCGTGAGTTAGGTTGTACGCCAACGGAATATCGGCTTGCCGCAGGCGATGGCAGCGTCCGTTCGTCCTTCTGATCGGTGAGTACTCACGCCAACCGAGGCACGGTGACGGACCGAAGCGCGTCGAATGCCTGCCGCAGCGTGATGGTTTCGCCGTCGAAACGTCGATGGATGTTGAGGCCCAGCGTCATCGCCCGCAGCGCGGTGGCCGCGTCGACGGGCTGCACACCTTGTGACACCAGACCGTAGCGGCCGATGTAGTCGGCGTACAGGTCGCGAATTCGCCTGTGTCCCTCGACGAATGCCTCCGCCACCGGCCCTTTTTCGGTGACGGTTTCCAGCGCGAGCGTACCGAAGATGCGGAACCGATCGTCGCTGAGCACGACTGACTGCGCGTCGAGCACCGCATCCCAACCGCGCGGACCTGGCGACTCGAAAACAGCGCAGATGTTCTCTGCCAGAACGTCGAACGCGTTGTTGACCACGGCGACGATCAGACCCTCTTTGGATCCGAAGTGCCAGCTGATGGAGCCGCGGCTGATACCGGCGCGTTCGGAGACGGCCTGCACCGTCGTCGCTCGGGATCCGCCCTCGGCGAGCAACTCCCAGGCGGCGGTCAACAGCCGTGACCGGCTTTCAGCGCTGATCTCGGCTTGACGGCTCATCGAGTAACCATAACTGAGGCGATACCCACCTCCGGTCGTCGGACAGTGGAGTCGGACTGCGAGGATTCAACCCGCGAGCTGGTCGACTACCGATCGAATTTCGTCGCGCGCGATGAAACGACCGGCGCGTACCACCGCCGCGATCCGTGTGAGATTGTCAGCGGATATCAGCGGATCAGCGTCAAGCAGAAGGAAGTCCGCCTTGAACCCCACGTCGACCGCTCCCAGATCGCGCGTCCGGTCGAGGTAGGCCGCCGGCACGGTGGTCGCCGACCGAAGCACATCGAGTGGTCGCAGTCCGGCGGCTGCAAGCTCCCGGAATTCTGAGGCCATGTCCTGTCCCGGCGATGCGCTCGGGCCGTCAGTACCCGCCATGATGGGGACCCCGGCGGCATGCAGTATCCCCACCAACCGCACTGACATGTCATAACAGTCGTGGTAGGTGGCCCGAGTGTCGGGGGGAAGGTCGAGGAATCGGCGACGTGTCTCGTCAAAGTCGCGACGGTCCTGGTCGTCGAGCAGCGAAAGCCATGGGTGGTCGGCGTATTCCGGGTCGTCTGCTCGATACTGGGTGCGCAGTCGGACCAGAGTTGGTGTGTGCCAGGTCTTGTGGCGCACAAAGACGCTGGCGAGGTGCTGAGCGGCCACCTCGTCGAAGGAGTCGAGCGCTCGCTGCAGCAGCGAGACTGCCTGTGCTGAATCCAGCAATGCAGGGTTGAGGAGCATCTTCTTGGTGCGTTGTTGGATGAAGTCGGTGGAAAAAAGTTGTTCAGCGAACGGCAACCGGCTGAGCCATCCCGGGATGCGCCCTGTGCCGGCCTCGTCGGCCTTGATACGTAGGGCAGCACCGTCGGCCGACGTCTCGAACCACACATTGCCGCCGGTGCCGAGGTGCTCGATGCAGTCCATACCTGCCCTGGCCGCCTCCGTGGGTGTCACCGACGGGGGAAGATGTCCCGCGATGCGCATCCCGTTGTCATGTGCAGCGTTGACGGCGGCGAAGAACACGTCACGATGGACGTCGACGACCTTGATGAAATCAGCACCCCGCCGCTTCTGTTCGGCGATCAGGTGTTCGACGTCCTCGACGCTGCCAGCATTGAACGGCATCAACAGTGCCCCAGGCATGGCCAGCAAGGCCGGCGCGTAGCTGGTCAGCTCCTGCCGCCGCGGTGCGTGACTGTCGAGCAGATCGTCACTTCCGGCCATCTGGCGCATACCTGTTGTGCCGTCGGCAAGCATTGTGGCCAGAAAGAATTCGGGGTCGTGATCCTGTAGTACGTGGGTGTGCATGTTGTTGTATCCCGGTACGACGAACCGGCCACCACCGTCCACAGCCCACTCGCCTCCGTTGTCCGCTTCGACACCGCCAGAGGGGACAACGGAGGTGATGGACCCATCGCGCACGCGGATGGAGACGTCGAGCCGCCGGCTTCCGTCCCGCGGGTCGACAACGGTCACGTGATCGATCCGCAGAGGGGCCGCCATAGCTACCGTGACGGGGCGCCGAGGTGGCTGCTTACCCAGCGAATGTCCGACAACCGCTGCGCCACCGAGTGCCGTCAGTCCTGCAACCCCGATGCCGGCGCGACGCAAGATCATGCGTCGCGTCACCGAACCGCGGGATCGCGGCGCCTCTTCGGCAGCGGGTTCAACACTCGCTCCGTGTTTGTCCATGGGCGCACCTCACTCACAGATCTGGTGGTCGGTACTCCTTCTGTCACCTCCCGGCCACCGGGCCGGGCTGCAGCAGATATCGAGCACGCTATCAACTCCTATGCTGAGCGTCCAATGCTACGTCGCCCGTACAAGTGCGATCTCGATCCCGCCGACCGCGGCGAGGCGTCCATGCGCACCGGTTCAGCCGTCCTCTCAGCGTGTCGATCATCGACCGCCCAGGGCTGAGCCTACGAAGGACGATATGTGCCGCCTGGCTTCCTTCGATTCCGGTGCAGGCAACAGGATGAAACCATGGAATCCACCGGCTATTTCGACAAGTGTGGCGTCCACACCGGCGGCACGCATGCGGGTAGCGACGGTGCGGGAGTCGTCGAGGAGACAGTCATGGGTACCGACGACGATCAGCGTGGGGGGAAAGTCGGCGAATGAGCCGTAGAGTGGCGACACCAGCGGCATCCTCACATCGCAGTCGCCGGCATAGGCCACTGCGCTACGTGAAAGGCCACCGCGGGAGAGCAGATCTCGATGTTCATTCCGCTCGAAGCTCTCGGAGCTGTTGGACAGGTCTGCCCAGGGAAACATGGTCACGAGACCTTTCGGTGGGTGACCACCCCGGTCCAGCACTCGTCGTACCAGCGACATGGCCAGACCACCTCCCGCGGATTCCCCGACGATGACGGTAGGCCGGTCGCGCGCAACCTCCGAGTAGACCGTCCACACATCATCCAGGGCCGCGGGGAACGGATGTTCTGGCGCAAGTCGGTAGTCGACACTCACCAATTCCGCGCCGTGGCGACTGGCCAGCCTGCTGTGG
Coding sequences within:
- a CDS encoding glucosamine-6-phosphate deaminase gives rise to the protein MTSPTRTIDIAPDSAAVGERVAARIAAVIEDKPEAVIGVATGSSPEPVYLALARRVRAGLDVSAVQWYALDEYLGLPVGHPQSYRSVLQRVLIAPLGADPATLHVPEGPVHDYEAAVTAAGVDIQLLGIGENGHIGFNEPGTSFAAITHRATLADSTRRANARFFSCLEDVPTECQTQGLATIMRAARIELVAIGGRKAAAVAAMLGEVTESCPASILQRHPDVHITLDPTAAAELSTERR
- a CDS encoding MFS transporter, yielding MSITSRTSLAALGLDTAGHFAVDPATLSLFAVLQLAVYGVMQIPAGLALDRFGPRVVLTVGMTLLAFSSVVLALAPNVAVGIAARVVLGAGDAMIFPSVLRVIGIRFPRRFAPVAVQATGLLGQFGQLISVIPFAALVHVAGWASGFLALAGTSALVAVLVFVVVRENRHERVQAVPMRTRLSQAWAARGTRLAFWTHFVTPFAGNTFAVLWGYPFLVGGLGLASTTAQGLFTVYVLVGILAAPLIGGLSARWPHRRVALVGVVVAVQVAAWLAVLGSSGPAPLTLLVLLAAALCVGGPGSMVAFDIARDHNPPYRLSTATGIVNGAGFLSSVLVILLMGWALRLQSHGGDDYTLEAFRWAELVQVPFWVLGMAMVIREGRRTSAARASELLDGDRDGRTRRPHPFRQISDLSHGVGASANPAALEEGNNVVRQEGQHRDRVRDGRP
- a CDS encoding flavin reductase family protein, which produces MPNTAFLDLIDCTQDDVNLRETFAHFPSGIAALSAIIDAEPRIVVASSFQVGISAQPPLVMFAVQHTSTSWPKLRLAPRVGVSVLAEKHRGVVHQLSSRTVADRFAGVATTTTASGAHLIDGAAVHFECHLNAEIQAGDHTIVLLQVAGMRHYPDTNPLVWHGSSLRTLAPAE
- a CDS encoding LLM class flavin-dependent oxidoreductase translates to MAHDAGAPRKRLIFNAFSMNVVSHIYHGLWRDPRTTQMNFDDLSTWVELAKILEAGKFDALFLADVIGIDPAYNGSWDTYVKEGLQIPCNDPSALCSALIGVTEHLGLTFTSSILAEHPFTFARKVATMDHLSKGRIGWNIVTSVSHNAAQNYGFDEIVSHDSRYEWADEYMKVVYKLWEGSWDDGAVLADRANGVYADASKIHRIYHEGQRYQVLGPHLTSPSPQRTPVLYQAGSSKAGRDFAARHAEGTFVVFPSVEGARKGIAEQRALAEAAGRRATDLKFIQGFSFVVGSTEEEAWRKSAAIDEMVSYDGLAAHISRDMGIDLGAFDPDMPIEQTDASGVQGYARMFEDANPGKKAKVSDLVGALSYNTRMVGTPEMIADELERWQDAGVDGVNMIAQYFPDSYRDFIEHVIPVLQERGLAQREYSDGTLRERLFPEIGPRLPDRHTAASYRGAFERSDEKNATSTGVNWSKAAV
- the istA gene encoding IS21 family transposase: MEDWAEIRRLYRSEKLSKAAIARRLDLSRNTVAKAVQADAPPRYERAPVVGSAWAQVELAVRALLTEFPLMPATVIAERVGWSGGHSWFAENVARIRPEYAPVDPSDRLVHLPGEQVQCDLWFPGHLVPDHAGVLRSFPVLVMVAAYSRFIAAVMVPSRVTGDLLAGMWQLIATQLGGVPRSLLWDNESGIGQRRRLAQGVAGFCGVLGTRLIQARPYDPETKGVVERANGYLDTSFLPGRTFASPADFNAQLLGWLTTYANRRTHAITRMVPADALVADRASMAVLPPMAPVTGTTVTTRLGRDYYVSLGGNAYSMHPEVIGRMITVRASLDRIVAHCGDRCVADHERLWGTAGLLTDPEHVAAAAVLREQFRTRPAAGAHLEVDVEVADLSAYDTLFGTGEVA
- the istB gene encoding IS21-like element ISMyma9 family helper ATPase IstB, with the translated sequence MATKRTPAPGEADKLIAHQSRLLKAPRIAAHYHRLAEQGRAANWSLEDYLGAVLAVESNARAESGARQRIRYAGFPAIKTITDFDFTAQPAVDRAQIARLEAGGWLAEARNIVLLGPPGTGKTHLATALAIAAAHAGHRVAFAPATGWITRLAEAHRIDRLDAELRKISRYGLIVIDEVGYIPFDTEAANLFFQLVSTRYEKSSIILTSNLPFSRWGQVFGEATIASAMIDRIVHHADVIALKGASYRIKHTAIESLPSVEADRQADSTP
- a CDS encoding helix-turn-helix domain-containing protein; translation: MGYWTTEGLTADDQSNYWADVVCQAFTKLQPTRRSAHREGSSSPVGVPGWVRSSALGTVNTAEIESCTQLLSHGRREIARANDDVLFVNLQVAGSCLVEQDDRRSIVGPGSFSLVDARRPFTQEYRETETGQPWRVLSFRIPHSQWSEASQTKAQTAVPISGTKGDGAAVGSLMTTLWAERDELSEEAARILGVAFAHTLAGSVAEQVSAGNLIDGVGVNPAVVRASRAYIREALPFGRVAAAEAARRLSISVRTLHRAFESEGVTFAGCVQQERLLGARADLETPGSLRSLSDIAARWGYCDSSHMTRTFKRELGCTPTEYRLAAGDGSVRSSF
- a CDS encoding TetR/AcrR family transcriptional regulator; protein product: MSRQAEISAESRSRLLTAAWELLAEGGSRATTVQAVSERAGISRGSISWHFGSKEGLIVAVVNNAFDVLAENICAVFESPGPRGWDAVLDAQSVVLSDDRFRIFGTLALETVTEKGPVAEAFVEGHRRIRDLYADYIGRYGLVSQGVQPVDAATALRAMTLGLNIHRRFDGETITLRQAFDALRSVTVPRLA
- a CDS encoding amidohydrolase family protein — protein: MDKHGASVEPAAEEAPRSRGSVTRRMILRRAGIGVAGLTALGGAAVVGHSLGKQPPRRPVTVAMAAPLRIDHVTVVDPRDGSRRLDVSIRVRDGSITSVVPSGGVEADNGGEWAVDGGGRFVVPGYNNMHTHVLQDHDPEFFLATMLADGTTGMRQMAGSDDLLDSHAPRRQELTSYAPALLAMPGALLMPFNAGSVEDVEHLIAEQKRRGADFIKVVDVHRDVFFAAVNAAHDNGMRIAGHLPPSVTPTEAARAGMDCIEHLGTGGNVWFETSADGAALRIKADEAGTGRIPGWLSRLPFAEQLFSTDFIQQRTKKMLLNPALLDSAQAVSLLQRALDSFDEVAAQHLASVFVRHKTWHTPTLVRLRTQYRADDPEYADHPWLSLLDDQDRRDFDETRRRFLDLPPDTRATYHDCYDMSVRLVGILHAAGVPIMAGTDGPSASPGQDMASEFRELAAAGLRPLDVLRSATTVPAAYLDRTRDLGAVDVGFKADFLLLDADPLISADNLTRIAAVVRAGRFIARDEIRSVVDQLAG
- a CDS encoding alpha/beta hydrolase; translated protein: MESRQRRARGVQESTDKVAGVPVRWFRPDRAGAGLIFHVHGGAFVAGSSLAARAHSRLASRHGAELVSVDYRLAPEHPFPAALDDVWTVYSEVARDRPTVIVGESAGGGLAMSLVRRVLDRGGHPPKGLVTMFPWADLSNSSESFERNEHRDLLSRGGLSRSAVAYAGDCDVRMPLVSPLYGSFADFPPTLIVVGTHDCLLDDSRTVATRMRAAGVDATLVEIAGGFHGFILLPAPESKEARRHISSFVGSALGGR